The Aeoliella mucimassa genome includes the window CAGCAGCGTCGTGACGTGCGGGGCGAGGCCAATCGTTAGCAGCACGATGGCCAATAGCGACCGTCCTAAAGTTTGGCGACGCTGGGGACCGCCCGGCGAGAAGACCGACTTCGCCGCGCGGACGAGGGCCACGCTCAACCCCATCGCGAGCAGCAGGGCGGGCACGCCAAACAGCAGGGTGGAGAGTGTGGTCCTCTCGTGACTGTAGAGGCCCACCATGACCGACGCCTGCATGCCGAAGTAGATGGCGAACACCACCAATGAGAACAACGCCCGCCGCCATAACGTGCGACGGCGCGACTTATTCGACGGCAGCAGGGCAAAGATGGCGAGAATCACCGCCAGGCAGAGCGCCACGATGGCAGCGGTGGTCATTACCCAGTCGGCATAGACAAACACGCGAAACGCCTGATGGGGATCCATACTCGCAGCTCCTGAAGGGCAGGGGGGCACCCCCGAAATGATAAGCTCCACGGCCAATGCGGGACACCAGCCACTCTAGCCCTTCGTTGGCGGGTGAGGATTCTTGGGGTAAAATAGAGTGAACGTAAGAAAGGGACCCTGCCGCCCCCCACTGAGTGAACAATGTCAATCGCCCACGAAAACGCTGCCACCAACACATCCGCGATTCCCTCCCTGTGGGAAAACGGCATCACTCTGCAAGGGGTAAGCTGGGAGACTTATGCGAAGTTCGTCGATAGCCTCGGCGACCGACGGGTGTTCGTAAGCTACGATCGTGGTTTGATGGAGATACAAACGGTGAGCCCTTCGTACCCACACGAGTATGGCATTGACCTGCTAGTTTCGCTGATTCACGTGATTCGGTTCCAGCGAGGGACGGCCATTGCGGGTGGAGGTTCGACAACGCATCGCCGCGAGGATCTTGAACGAGGCGTGGAACCTGATGCTTGTTTCTGGATTGAAAATGAGCCCAAGATGCGAGGCGTCAAAGAACTCGACCTCAATGAAGTGCCGCCCCCCGACTTGGTCATCGAAGTCGATATCCACTCCAGCTCCGTCGACCGTATCGAGACCTTCTGCAAACTGGGTGTTCCCGAAATCTGGCTCATTCGTGACGAGCAGCTGTACTTCCTCGTGGTCGATGGCGATCAATACGCCGAAGCGTTGACGAGTCGCAGTTTTCCGTTTGTCGATTGTGCTTCAGTAAACGAAGCCCTCAAGGCAATTGAAACACTTGGCGAGAGCGAAGCCCTAAATCAGCTCCTAACCAAGCTCAAACTGCGGTGAACGAATCTGCTCCCCCTCCGATGCGCTGGCTAAAACTCACCGTAGCCTACGATGGCACCGCGTACGCGGGGTGGCAGTTTCAGCCGAACGAGCCGACCGTGCAGGCGGCGTTGGCCGACGCCTGGCGTGCGATAACTGCCGAGGACGCGACGCTCACCGCCAGCGGGCGGACCGATGCGGGGGTGCACGCCGTGGGGCAGGTGGTCGGCGTATCGACGGCTAGCCAGTTGCCGCACGAGCGACTGCGGCAGGGGCTCAATGCCAAGTTGCCGGACGACATCGTGGTGACCGAGGTGGTCGACGCGCCGGCCGGATTCCATGCAACGCACGACTCGCTGCGCAAACTTTATCGCTACCAGATCCACAACTCGCGGGTGCGGCCGCTGATGGACCGGCGGTATCGCTGGCACTTGCCACA containing:
- a CDS encoding Uma2 family endonuclease, whose product is MSIAHENAATNTSAIPSLWENGITLQGVSWETYAKFVDSLGDRRVFVSYDRGLMEIQTVSPSYPHEYGIDLLVSLIHVIRFQRGTAIAGGGSTTHRREDLERGVEPDACFWIENEPKMRGVKELDLNEVPPPDLVIEVDIHSSSVDRIETFCKLGVPEIWLIRDEQLYFLVVDGDQYAEALTSRSFPFVDCASVNEALKAIETLGESEALNQLLTKLKLR
- the truA gene encoding tRNA pseudouridine(38-40) synthase TruA, with the protein product MNESAPPPMRWLKLTVAYDGTAYAGWQFQPNEPTVQAALADAWRAITAEDATLTASGRTDAGVHAVGQVVGVSTASQLPHERLRQGLNAKLPDDIVVTEVVDAPAGFHATHDSLRKLYRYQIHNSRVRPLMDRRYRWHLPQTLDVAAMQAAAAHLVGRHDFASFETTGSERSSTVRTIIRATVEQGGSGGEQVDIEVEGDGFLYNMVRGIAGTLVEVGRGARQPDWMLEVLAARDRRAAGPNAPALGLVLVQVVYAE